A region of the Pantoea alfalfae genome:
GCAGACGTCATTACCAAAGTCACCCTGGCACCGGAAAACGCAGGCAGCGACGTGATTCGTCAGTTGACCGATGCCGGAATCATTGTCTCAGCAGGTCACTCGAATGCGACCTATGAAGAGGCGAAAGCGGGCTTTGCTGCGGGCGTGAGTTTCGCGACCCACCTCTACAATGCTATGCCGGCGTTTGCCGGACGTGAACCCGGGCTTATCGGTGCGCTGTTTGATTCGCCTGATGTATACTGCGGCATTATTGCGGATGGTTTACATGTACATTACGCTAACGTGCGCAATGCAAAACGCATCAAAGGCGACAAACTGGTGCTGGTAACGGATGCCACAGCACCGGCTGGCGCTGACATCAGCGAGTTTATTTTTGCTGGAAAAACAATCTATTATCGTGACGGCCTCTGTGTTGACGAAAACGGCACACTCAGTGGTTCGGCCCTGACGATGATTGAAGCGGTACAAAACAGCGTCGAGCATGTCGGTATCGCACTGGACGAAGCGTTACGCATGGCATCACTCTACCCGGCACGGGCGATGGGCGTGGAAAGACAGTTGGGCTCGATCGAAGCAGGAAAAATCGCGAACCTGACTGTGTTTACGCGCGACTTTAAAATCATTAAGACGTTAGTCAACGGAGACGACGTCCTGAGCGAGTAAGCACTGAATGACCACTGGCGGCCAGTCACAAATAGGAAATGTCGATCTTGTTAAGCAACTTAATAGCGCAGCGGTTTACCGGCTGATTGATCAACAGGGGCCGATATCGCGCATTCAGATTGCCGAACTCAGCCAGCTCGCCCCCGCCAGCGTCACCAAAATTACCCGCCAGTTGATTGAGCGCGGCCTGATCAAAGAGGTAGACCAGCAGGCGTCTACCGGTGGTCGCCGCGCTATCTCGATTATCACTGAAACCCGCCACTTCCATACCATCGGGGTTCGCCTCGGCCGCAACGATGCCACCCTGACCCTGTTCGACCTTAGCGGTAAATCGCTGGCGCAGGAGGATTATGCGCTGCCTGAACGCACTCAGGAGACGCTGGAACATGCGCTGTTTAACGCCATCAGCGGTTTCATCGAGCAGCACCAGCGTAAAATACGCGAGCTGATTGCGATTTCCGTCATCCTGCCGGGCCTGGTTGACCCGATTAACGGCGTGATTCGTTATATGCCGCACATCTCTGTCAGCCACTGGCCGCTGGTCGCCAGTCTGAAAAAACGGTTCAACGTCACCAGCTTTGTGGGGCACGATATTCGCAGTCTGGCGCTGGCCGAGCACTATTTCGGTGCAAGCCGCGACTGTGCTGACTCAATCCTGGTGCGCTTACACCGCGGCACGGGTGCCGGCATTATTGCTAACGGCCATATTTTCCTCGGCAGCAACGGCAACGTCGGCGAAATCGGCCATATCCAGGTTGACCCGCTTGGCGAGCGCTGTCACTGCGGTAACTTTGGCTGCCTTGAAACCATTGCCGCTAACGGCGCCATTGAGAATCGTGTGCGGCATCTGCTGAATCAGGGCTACCCCAGTGTACTGACGCTGGAGGCGTGCCAGATGTCCCACATCTGCAAAGCGGCCAATCAGGGTGATCCGCTGGCCTGTGAAGTGGTCGAACAGGTAGGCCGGTATCTCGGCAAAGCGATTGCCATCGCGATTAACCTGTTTAATCCACAAAAAGTTGTGCTGGCGGGCGAGATTACGGAAGCAGAAAAAGTGCTGCTGCCCGCGATTGAAGGCTGCATCAACACCCAGGCATTAGAAGCTTTCCGTAAAAATCTGCCGGTGGTGCGTTCTACCCTGGATCACCGTTCTGCGATTGGCGCGTTTGCGCTGGCTAAACGTGCCATGCTTAACGGCATTCTGCTGCAACATCTTCTGGAAGACTAAGCTAACCCGCTGTTGTGGCGGGCCACATCGGATCTGACTATGACCATTAAAAGCGTAATTTGTGATATCGATGGCGTGCTGATGCACGACAACACGGCCGTTCCTGGCGCACAGGAATTTTTACAGCGCATTCTGGCCAAAGAGATGCCGCTGGTGGTGCTGACGAACTATCCCTCGCAGACCGAGCAGGATCTGGCTAACCGCTTTGCTTCGGCTGGTGTCGAGGTCCCTGAATCCGTTTTCTATACCTCTGCCATGGCTACAGCAGACTTCCTGCGTCGTCAGGAGGGTAAAAAGGCCTATGTCATTGGTGAAGGCGCGTTGATTCATGAGCTCTATAAAGCGGGCTTTACCATTACGGATGTGAATCCCGATTTTGTCATTGTCGGGGAGACGCGTTCGTTCAACTGGGACATGATGCACAAAGCGGCCTTCTTCGTCGCTAACGGCGCGCGCTTCATCGCCACTAACCCCGATACGCACGCGCGCGGCTTTATACCCGCCTGTGGCGCGCTCTGCGCCGGTATTGAGAAGATCTCAGGTCGTAGCCCGTTTGTGGTGGGCAAACCTAGCCCTTACATCATGCGTGCCGCGCTGAATAAAATGCAGGCCCACTCGGAAGAGACGGTCATTGTGGGTGATAACCTGCGAACCGATATTCTCGCCGGTTTCCAGGCAGGTCTGGAGACAGTACTGGTGCTGTCAGGCGTCTCGACGCTGAGTGATATCGATGCCATGCCGTTCCGTCCGGACTGGATCTACCCTTCTGTTGCCGATATTGATCTGTTCTGATTCATTTTTCTTATGACGCATCCGGTTAATCTGTGATGCGTCCCCCTTTTTTTGCATGTTCCCGCCTACTTTCACTGCCTGTTTTTTACTCACAAACACCATTTCATTGCCGATCCAACAACAAAACAACGTTAAAACTATCGTTTATTTAATTTTATTGCCATGTGAGCAATATTTTTATCAGTAAATCACGATTCCTCTTGCATTGAATGCACCAAATAGCGCATTTTCTTATCTATCACGCAGCGTCAGGCTGCCGGACAAACGCAAAAGATAACATCGCCGTAAGGTGAGATCAGGAGTCAGTTATGTGTTCAATTTTTGGTGTGCTGGATCTGAAAACCGATCCTGTTGAGCTGCGCAAGAAAGCGCTGGAATGTTCACGCTTAATGCGTCATCGCGGCCCGGACTGGTCAGGCGTCTATGCAGATGACAAGGCTATTCTGGCGCATGAACGCCTCTCAATTGTTGACGTTAACAACGGCGCACAGCCCCTGTACAACGCCGATCACACCCACGTACTGGCCGTTAACGGCGAAATTTACAACCATCAGGCGCTGCGCGCTGAGCTCAGCGATCGCTATGAATTTCAGACCGGTTCTGACTGTGAAGTGATTCTGGCGCTCTATCAGGAGAAAGGTGTCGATTTCCTTGATGAGCTGGAAGGCATGTTCGCCTTTATCCTCTATGACAGCGTTAAGAAATCGTATCTGATTGGCCGCGACCATATCGGCATCATCCCGCTTTATATGGGTAACGATGAACACGGCAACCTGTTTGTTGCGTCAGAAATGAAAGCGCTGGTACCGGCGTGTCGTTCGATCAAAGAGTTCCCGCCGGGAAGCTATCTCTCCAGCACCGATGGCGAAATCCGTCGTTACTGGCAGCGTGACTGGATGGAATACAAAAACGTTGAACACAACACCACTGATGCGGCAGGCCTGAAACATGCGCTTGAAGAGTCCGTGAAAAGCCACCTGATGTCAGACGTCCCTTATGGCGTGCTGCTGTCAGGCGGTCTGGACTCCTCCATCATTTCAGCCGTGACCAAGCGTTTTGCGGCGAAACGGGTTGAAGATCAGGATAAAAGTGATGCGTGGTGGCCGCAGCTACACTCCTTTGCGGTCGGGCTGGAAGGTTCACCTGATTTAAAAGCAGCAAAATCTGTCGCTGAACATCTGGGCACCGTGCACCACGAAATTCATTTCACCGTGCAGGAAGGTCTGGATGCGATTCGCGATGTGATTTATCACATTGAAACCTATGACGTCACTACCATTCGCGCCTCTACGCCGATGTACTTAATGTCGCGTAAAATCAAAGCAATGGGCATTAAGATGGTGCTGTCAGGCGAAGGTGCAGACGAAGTCTTTGGCGGCTATCTCTACTTCCATAAAGCGCCAAACGCCAAAGAGTTCCACGAAGAAAACGTGCGTAAACTGCAGGCGCTGCATATGTTCGACTGCGCTCGTGCCAACAAAGCGATGTCCGCCTGGGGCGTTGAAGCCCGCGTACCCTTCCTGGATAAAAAATTCCTGGATGTGGCAATGCGTATCAACCCTGCCGACAAAATGTGTGGCAGCAACGGTAAAATGGAGAAACACATTCTGCGTGAATGTTTCTCCTCTTACCTGCCAGAGAGCGTAGCGTGGCGTCAGAAAGAGCAGTTCTCTGATGGTGTGGGTTACAGCTGGATCGACTCACTCAAGGAAGTGGCCGCGAAGCAAATCAGCGACCAGCAGCTGGCAACCGCCCATTTCCGCTTCCCGTTCAACACGCCGGGTTCGAAAGAAGCTTATCTCTATCGTGAGATCTTCGAAGAGCTGTTCCCGTTAGCGAGTGCGGCAGAGTGTGTGCCTGGCGGTCCATCCGTTGCCTGTTCTTCCGCCAAAGCGATTGAGTGGGATGAAGCGTTTAAAAACATGGACGATCCTTCCGGACGTGCCGTGGGTGTGCATCAGTCAGCCTATAAATAACCTGACA
Encoded here:
- the nagA gene encoding N-acetylglucosamine-6-phosphate deacetylase translates to MYALVNGRIYSGHEILDNHAVVVADGHIARVCPRESLPADIEQRDMAGAIIAPGFIDLQLNGCGGVQFNDSLDALSIETLETMQRANEKSGCTSFLPTLITSSDALMKRAIETMRAYLQKHQHQALGLHLEGPWLSKAKKGTHDPALIRLPDAAMVQYLCDNADVITKVTLAPENAGSDVIRQLTDAGIIVSAGHSNATYEEAKAGFAAGVSFATHLYNAMPAFAGREPGLIGALFDSPDVYCGIIADGLHVHYANVRNAKRIKGDKLVLVTDATAPAGADISEFIFAGKTIYYRDGLCVDENGTLSGSALTMIEAVQNSVEHVGIALDEALRMASLYPARAMGVERQLGSIEAGKIANLTVFTRDFKIIKTLVNGDDVLSE
- the nagC gene encoding DNA-binding transcriptional regulator NagC: MTTGGQSQIGNVDLVKQLNSAAVYRLIDQQGPISRIQIAELSQLAPASVTKITRQLIERGLIKEVDQQASTGGRRAISIITETRHFHTIGVRLGRNDATLTLFDLSGKSLAQEDYALPERTQETLEHALFNAISGFIEQHQRKIRELIAISVILPGLVDPINGVIRYMPHISVSHWPLVASLKKRFNVTSFVGHDIRSLALAEHYFGASRDCADSILVRLHRGTGAGIIANGHIFLGSNGNVGEIGHIQVDPLGERCHCGNFGCLETIAANGAIENRVRHLLNQGYPSVLTLEACQMSHICKAANQGDPLACEVVEQVGRYLGKAIAIAINLFNPQKVVLAGEITEAEKVLLPAIEGCINTQALEAFRKNLPVVRSTLDHRSAIGAFALAKRAMLNGILLQHLLED
- a CDS encoding HAD-IIA family hydrolase; translation: MTIKSVICDIDGVLMHDNTAVPGAQEFLQRILAKEMPLVVLTNYPSQTEQDLANRFASAGVEVPESVFYTSAMATADFLRRQEGKKAYVIGEGALIHELYKAGFTITDVNPDFVIVGETRSFNWDMMHKAAFFVANGARFIATNPDTHARGFIPACGALCAGIEKISGRSPFVVGKPSPYIMRAALNKMQAHSEETVIVGDNLRTDILAGFQAGLETVLVLSGVSTLSDIDAMPFRPDWIYPSVADIDLF
- the asnB gene encoding asparagine synthase B, with translation MCSIFGVLDLKTDPVELRKKALECSRLMRHRGPDWSGVYADDKAILAHERLSIVDVNNGAQPLYNADHTHVLAVNGEIYNHQALRAELSDRYEFQTGSDCEVILALYQEKGVDFLDELEGMFAFILYDSVKKSYLIGRDHIGIIPLYMGNDEHGNLFVASEMKALVPACRSIKEFPPGSYLSSTDGEIRRYWQRDWMEYKNVEHNTTDAAGLKHALEESVKSHLMSDVPYGVLLSGGLDSSIISAVTKRFAAKRVEDQDKSDAWWPQLHSFAVGLEGSPDLKAAKSVAEHLGTVHHEIHFTVQEGLDAIRDVIYHIETYDVTTIRASTPMYLMSRKIKAMGIKMVLSGEGADEVFGGYLYFHKAPNAKEFHEENVRKLQALHMFDCARANKAMSAWGVEARVPFLDKKFLDVAMRINPADKMCGSNGKMEKHILRECFSSYLPESVAWRQKEQFSDGVGYSWIDSLKEVAAKQISDQQLATAHFRFPFNTPGSKEAYLYREIFEELFPLASAAECVPGGPSVACSSAKAIEWDEAFKNMDDPSGRAVGVHQSAYK